From the genome of Phytohabitans rumicis, one region includes:
- a CDS encoding flavin-containing monooxygenase codes for MTTSTDHDSATLWRDGRPVYDRGETVCVIGAGPSGLVAIKNLKEYGFGVDCYERETGVGGAWNWRHDRSPVYASTHLISSKPFTQYPDFPMPDDWPDYPHHGQVLAYLERYADHFDLRPHIWFGTEVVKVEPADGLRWDVTTKSTGGYGAERTHRYTAVVVANGHNWSPNLPSYEGLDDFKGKVIHSSAYKDPAELRGKRVLVVGGGNTGCDIAVEAAQHASRCWHSTRRGYWYAPKYVLGRPADQVNDGILALRLPLWLRQWLLHLTLRLTVGDLRRFGMRKPDHKVFETHPIINSQLVYHVGHGGIAPVPDIARFRRHSVELSDGSEVEPDVVVVATGYRPRFEFLAPDALAADAEGRPRLHLHAFSRRHPTLAVAGLLESDSGLFTLVHWQTVAIARWLRLHEAAPQRAGQFWTARVAKEPDRRWVGAKVKDTQRHWFEVAHVDYLRALQKLIDGLAGAKA; via the coding sequence GTGACCACCTCCACCGACCATGACAGCGCTACCCTCTGGCGGGACGGGCGCCCGGTCTACGACCGGGGCGAGACCGTCTGCGTCATCGGCGCCGGGCCCAGCGGCCTGGTCGCCATCAAAAATCTCAAGGAGTACGGCTTCGGCGTCGACTGTTACGAGCGCGAGACCGGCGTCGGGGGCGCGTGGAACTGGCGCCACGACCGCAGTCCCGTCTACGCGAGCACGCATCTGATCTCGTCGAAGCCGTTCACGCAGTACCCGGATTTTCCGATGCCGGACGACTGGCCCGACTACCCGCACCACGGCCAGGTGCTGGCCTATCTGGAGCGGTACGCCGATCATTTCGACCTGCGCCCGCACATCTGGTTCGGTACCGAGGTGGTCAAGGTCGAGCCGGCCGACGGGCTCAGGTGGGACGTGACCACCAAGAGTACGGGCGGCTACGGCGCGGAGCGCACCCACCGGTACACCGCCGTCGTGGTCGCCAACGGCCACAACTGGTCGCCCAACCTGCCGTCGTACGAGGGGCTCGACGACTTCAAGGGCAAGGTGATCCACTCGTCGGCGTACAAGGATCCGGCCGAGTTGCGGGGCAAGCGGGTGCTGGTGGTCGGCGGCGGCAACACCGGCTGCGACATCGCCGTGGAGGCGGCCCAGCACGCGTCCCGGTGCTGGCACTCCACCCGGCGCGGCTACTGGTACGCCCCGAAGTACGTCCTGGGTCGCCCCGCCGATCAGGTCAACGACGGCATCCTCGCGCTGCGGCTGCCGTTGTGGCTGCGGCAGTGGCTGCTGCACCTGACGCTCCGGCTCACGGTGGGCGACCTGCGCCGGTTCGGCATGCGCAAGCCGGATCACAAGGTCTTCGAGACGCACCCGATCATCAACAGCCAACTCGTCTACCACGTCGGCCACGGTGGGATCGCCCCGGTGCCGGACATCGCCCGGTTCCGCCGGCACAGCGTCGAGCTGAGCGACGGCAGCGAGGTCGAGCCCGACGTGGTCGTCGTGGCGACCGGGTACCGGCCGCGCTTCGAGTTCCTGGCCCCGGACGCGCTCGCCGCCGACGCGGAGGGGCGCCCGCGGCTGCACCTGCACGCGTTCTCCCGGCGGCACCCGACCCTGGCCGTGGCGGGGCTGCTGGAGTCCGACTCGGGCCTGTTCACGCTGGTGCACTGGCAGACCGTGGCGATCGCCCGGTGGCTGCGGCTGCATGAGGCGGCGCCGCAGCGGGCCGGCCAGTTCTGGACGGCTCGGGTGGCCAAGGAGCCCGACCGCCGGTGGGTCGGCGCCAAGGTGAAGGACACGCAGCGGCACTGGTTCGAGGTGGCACACGTGGACTACCTGCGCGCGCTGCAGAAGCTGATCGACGGTCTGGCGGGGGCGAAGGCATGA
- a CDS encoding alpha/beta hydrolase has translation MKVIRFQDWARPVPPVRREVRSATPEVDEGKTPLLFVPGFGHGAWAFAEFWLEHAAGRGFPAHAVSPRGHGGSGDSPGATLRAYSHDVVQAAASLPRQAVLVGHGAGALVVERALARYPARAAVLAAPVLGGWATFANALRRNPAGTLPAVFGGRLRMRPRQLFSREVPQAVAREYAGRLGRASARAQWQLLLHRAPEPAVGDPPVLVVGSPDDRIVPASALTRAARRYGGAPLLFPGMGHDMMLDARWREPIDAILDWLDKSGS, from the coding sequence ATGAAGGTCATTCGCTTCCAGGACTGGGCCCGGCCGGTGCCGCCGGTACGGCGTGAGGTGCGCAGCGCCACCCCCGAGGTGGACGAGGGTAAGACGCCGCTGCTGTTCGTGCCCGGCTTCGGGCATGGGGCGTGGGCGTTCGCCGAGTTCTGGTTGGAGCACGCCGCCGGGCGGGGCTTTCCCGCACACGCGGTCAGCCCGCGCGGTCACGGCGGCAGCGGCGATTCGCCGGGTGCCACGCTCCGGGCGTACTCACATGATGTCGTGCAGGCGGCGGCGAGCTTGCCGCGGCAGGCGGTGCTGGTCGGGCATGGCGCCGGGGCCTTGGTGGTGGAGCGGGCCTTGGCCCGCTATCCGGCGCGGGCGGCGGTGCTGGCCGCGCCGGTGCTCGGCGGGTGGGCGACCTTCGCGAACGCGCTGCGCCGCAACCCGGCCGGGACGCTGCCGGCGGTCTTCGGCGGGCGGTTGCGGATGCGGCCCCGCCAGCTCTTCAGCCGCGAGGTGCCGCAGGCGGTGGCCCGGGAGTACGCGGGGCGGCTGGGCCGGGCGTCGGCGCGGGCGCAGTGGCAGCTGCTGCTGCACCGGGCGCCGGAGCCGGCCGTGGGCGACCCGCCGGTGCTGGTGGTGGGCAGCCCCGACGACCGGATCGTGCCGGCGTCGGCGCTGACCCGGGCGGCCCGGCGGTACGGCGGCGCGCCGCTGCTCTTCCCCGGCATGGGCCACGACATGATGCTCGACGCGCGATGGCGGGAGCCGATCGACGCGATCCTGGACTGGTTGGACAAAAGCGGCAGCTAG
- a CDS encoding alpha,alpha-trehalose-phosphate synthase (UDP-forming) encodes MRQSSLVVVANRLPVDDSVAPDGACEWRRSPGGLVSALHPILQHTPATWVGWTGGIDSAPALPDIDGVRMHTVALSENEVREHYEGFANATLWPLYHDAVEQPVYHRRWWESYQRVNQRFAEAAAEAAEPGAVVWVQDYHLQLVPGMLRAMRPDLRIGFFLHVPFPPPELFMQLPRRAELLLGMLGADLVGFQRAQAAHNFAQLCTKVLNVPATDRRIAVEDRVVRIGAFPVSIDMAEMEALAGSTDVVARAKQLRKDLGDPQHVILSVDRMDYTKGIEHRLKAYSELLADGHIKVRDTVMVQVVVPSRERVEQYQVLRDRVEREVGRINGEFGRVGEPAIHYLNQPFDRAELAALYRAADIMVVTPLRDGMNLVAKEYVAARVDHGGALVLSEFAGAAAELTQAYLVNPHDLDGLKLTLMHAKEAGPVDVSSRMIAMREHLRSHDIQAWARSYITALDRTGSLTAQLTV; translated from the coding sequence ATGCGGCAGAGTTCCCTCGTAGTGGTGGCCAACCGCCTGCCCGTCGACGACAGCGTGGCGCCGGACGGCGCTTGCGAGTGGCGACGTAGCCCAGGCGGCCTGGTCAGCGCCCTGCACCCGATCCTGCAGCACACGCCGGCCACGTGGGTGGGCTGGACCGGTGGCATCGACTCGGCGCCGGCCCTCCCGGACATCGACGGCGTACGCATGCACACCGTCGCGCTGTCCGAAAACGAGGTGCGCGAGCACTATGAGGGCTTCGCCAACGCGACCCTGTGGCCGCTCTACCACGACGCCGTCGAGCAGCCGGTCTATCACCGGCGCTGGTGGGAGTCGTACCAGCGGGTGAACCAGCGATTCGCGGAGGCGGCCGCGGAGGCCGCGGAGCCCGGGGCCGTCGTCTGGGTCCAGGACTACCACCTGCAGCTCGTCCCGGGCATGCTCCGGGCGATGCGCCCGGACCTGCGGATCGGGTTCTTCCTGCACGTGCCGTTCCCGCCGCCGGAGCTCTTCATGCAGCTCCCCCGCCGGGCCGAGCTGCTGCTGGGCATGCTCGGGGCGGACCTGGTCGGCTTCCAGCGGGCCCAGGCCGCGCACAACTTCGCCCAGCTCTGCACGAAGGTGCTCAACGTGCCGGCCACCGACCGGCGGATCGCCGTCGAGGACCGGGTGGTCCGGATCGGCGCGTTCCCGGTCTCGATCGACATGGCCGAGATGGAGGCGCTGGCCGGCAGCACCGACGTGGTCGCCCGAGCGAAGCAACTCAGAAAAGATCTCGGCGACCCGCAGCACGTGATCCTGAGCGTCGACCGGATGGACTACACGAAGGGCATCGAGCACCGCCTCAAGGCGTACAGCGAGCTGCTCGCCGACGGGCACATCAAGGTGCGCGACACGGTGATGGTGCAGGTGGTCGTGCCCAGCCGGGAGCGCGTCGAGCAGTACCAGGTGCTGCGCGACCGGGTCGAGCGCGAGGTGGGCCGGATCAACGGCGAGTTCGGGCGGGTGGGCGAGCCGGCGATCCACTACCTCAACCAGCCGTTCGACCGCGCCGAGCTGGCCGCTCTGTACCGCGCGGCCGACATCATGGTCGTCACCCCGCTGCGCGACGGGATGAACCTGGTCGCCAAGGAGTACGTCGCCGCCCGCGTCGACCACGGCGGCGCGCTGGTGCTCAGCGAGTTCGCCGGGGCGGCCGCGGAGCTGACCCAGGCGTACCTGGTGAACCCGCACGACCTCGACGGCCTGAAGCTGACGCTCATGCACGCCAAAGAGGCCGGCCCGGTCGACGTGAGCAGCCGCATGATCGCGATGCGCGAGCACCTGCGCAGCCACGACATCCAGGCGTGGGCCCGCTCCTACATCACCGCGCTGGACCGGACCGGCTCGCTAACCGCCCAGCTGACGGTCTAG
- a CDS encoding lysophospholipid acyltransferase family protein: MLYWLLKYILLGPWLRLIWRPRVEGREHVPDTGPAIIASNHLSFSDSIFMPLMVKRKVTFVAKAEYFTGKGIKGWLVKMFFVGTGTIPVDRSGGRAAQAALDTQLRVLRQGRLAGIYPEGTRSPDGRLYRGKTGVARLALESGARVIPVVMLNADEIQPPGKIIPRIQRVHIRFGEPLDFSRYAGMAGDRFVERAITDEIMYELMELSGREYVDIYAQKVKTQQSKAMASADAGAEPPPAPVAA, encoded by the coding sequence GTGCTGTACTGGTTGCTCAAGTACATCCTGCTCGGGCCGTGGCTCAGGTTGATCTGGCGGCCGCGGGTCGAGGGTCGGGAGCACGTTCCGGACACTGGTCCGGCGATAATCGCTAGCAACCATCTGTCGTTTTCCGACTCGATCTTTATGCCGCTGATGGTGAAGCGGAAAGTCACTTTTGTCGCCAAAGCCGAGTATTTCACCGGCAAGGGGATCAAGGGCTGGCTGGTGAAGATGTTCTTCGTCGGCACCGGCACGATCCCGGTCGACCGGTCCGGCGGGCGCGCGGCGCAGGCCGCCCTCGACACCCAACTGCGCGTCCTGCGGCAGGGCAGGCTCGCGGGCATCTACCCGGAGGGCACCCGGTCGCCGGACGGCCGCCTCTACCGCGGCAAGACCGGGGTGGCCCGGCTGGCGCTGGAAAGCGGCGCCCGGGTGATCCCCGTGGTGATGCTCAACGCCGACGAGATCCAGCCGCCCGGCAAGATCATTCCGCGGATCCAGCGGGTGCACATCCGCTTCGGCGAGCCCCTGGACTTCAGCCGGTACGCGGGGATGGCCGGCGACCGCTTCGTCGAGCGCGCCATCACCGACGAGATCATGTACGAGCTGATGGAGCTCTCCGGCCGCGAGTACGTCGACATCTACGCCCAGAAGGTCAAGACCCAGCAGTCCAAGGCGATGGCCTCCGCCGACGCCGGCGCCGAACCCCCACCCGCCCCCGTAGCCGCCTAA
- a CDS encoding ATP-binding protein, which produces MEDGITAPCPRCARPAAAADRFCGGCGGELTLACVRCGREYAAGAAYCTGCGAALAAADPQEDRRRISVLFVDLIDFTPYVERADPELVRGMQTGFFSAARRVVGQYGGVVEKYIGDAVMALFGAPVATESDALRCVRAGLELQRVLTGFAGDLRFRVGVATGEAIVDVAAARDGGQAIVAGDVVNTASRMQAIAPPGGVLVCGATYALTRTAVRYAAQPAVTLRGRSAPTEMWLAEAALQEVRPDREPDATPLVDREHELGLLRGALHRAQRDRVPQLVTVFGHAGIGKSRLVRELRRHTAASSAEEQLTWRTGRCPPFGENAAFAALADIVKAETGILDTDTAPAAARRLEEAVADLVPAAEAGRLAEALRPLVGLGGSRLPAEEAESAWRRFLIALAARRPTALVFEDLHWADETMLRFLELLAASARDVPLLVLCTARPELAWVGTASLTITLPPLPDTGIAALYSHLFGRGPVSADMLGPLVEVADGNPLYAHEYVRMLIEQGALRQSGRGWSLESGRELAMPDSVHGVIANRIDLLDVADRQVLLAASVVGTAFWPGAVAAALGHPVESVERSLRRLEQRDFVHERPQSTIAGQSEFRFRHVLVRDVCYHRLPRTERMARHERTADWLDALSRTRDTDLAEVLAHHRWSAQEIAVALGVTHQRYATAAREALHRAARRAYALHVLDAAAAHASRALELPGAPDAGLELLAAEIGFHRAGELDTGRLTTLADRLFAAGDHAGAARAWTLLGQAAWLRADRTAALSCLDRAVELFDSLPDSAQKADAYAELGRLHMLNYERAPAIEAAGAAAEMASRLGVVEVTANARITVAAARYQAGDPDGLPELRAITELCRDRRLLALPRAVQNLAYAIREEGDWAASDALLGSVSGSVLATGYSGEAMRAYFAGDFGKLLAAADAFLHTPTGRWDMQVRGLRSVLRILRGELARSEPVGPAPDDVDDALDTARRSGFHRLHWTALGLGALCRALAGRRSEAATLLTELVDAWRPVPALASGEWITAAAYAAALTGPESASLLRTALEAVEHRTPWAEAALHTVTAAAGGAGAGYLAAAKIYAAIPDATDRVFALALAAGELRKAGDRAGADAALREVRAFAHRNQAPGLLHLAHAPIDTRLTPSPKPANPSPRPLPALFSSIKGIWSCFDL; this is translated from the coding sequence CTGGAGGACGGCATCACCGCCCCATGCCCACGGTGCGCCCGGCCGGCCGCTGCCGCTGACCGTTTCTGCGGAGGGTGCGGCGGCGAGCTCACCCTGGCCTGTGTGCGCTGTGGCCGGGAGTACGCCGCCGGGGCGGCGTACTGCACGGGCTGCGGTGCCGCGCTGGCCGCCGCCGACCCTCAGGAAGATCGCCGCCGGATCAGCGTGCTCTTCGTCGACCTCATCGACTTCACGCCGTACGTCGAACGCGCCGACCCGGAGCTGGTACGCGGGATGCAGACCGGGTTCTTCTCGGCCGCCCGCCGGGTCGTCGGGCAGTACGGCGGGGTGGTGGAGAAGTACATCGGCGACGCCGTGATGGCGCTCTTCGGCGCGCCGGTGGCCACCGAGAGCGACGCCCTGCGCTGCGTACGGGCCGGGCTGGAGCTGCAGCGGGTGCTGACCGGCTTCGCGGGCGACCTGCGCTTCCGGGTCGGGGTGGCCACCGGAGAGGCCATCGTGGACGTCGCCGCGGCCCGCGACGGCGGCCAGGCCATCGTGGCCGGCGACGTGGTCAACACCGCCTCCCGGATGCAGGCGATCGCCCCGCCCGGCGGCGTGCTCGTGTGCGGCGCCACGTACGCGCTGACCCGTACCGCGGTCCGCTACGCCGCGCAGCCCGCCGTCACGCTGCGCGGGCGTTCGGCGCCGACGGAGATGTGGCTGGCCGAGGCGGCGCTGCAGGAGGTACGCCCCGACCGCGAGCCGGACGCGACCCCGCTCGTCGACCGCGAGCACGAGTTGGGCCTGCTGCGCGGCGCACTGCACCGGGCCCAGCGCGACCGCGTGCCGCAACTGGTCACCGTCTTCGGGCACGCCGGCATCGGCAAGAGCCGCCTGGTACGGGAACTGCGCCGGCACACCGCCGCATCGTCGGCCGAGGAGCAGCTGACCTGGCGTACCGGGCGCTGCCCGCCGTTCGGGGAAAACGCCGCCTTCGCCGCGCTGGCCGACATCGTCAAGGCCGAGACCGGGATCCTGGACACGGACACCGCGCCCGCCGCGGCCCGGCGCCTGGAGGAGGCGGTGGCCGACCTGGTGCCGGCCGCGGAGGCCGGGCGGCTCGCGGAGGCGCTGCGGCCGCTGGTCGGGCTCGGCGGCAGCCGGCTGCCCGCGGAGGAGGCCGAGTCGGCGTGGCGGCGCTTCCTGATCGCGCTCGCCGCCCGGCGGCCGACCGCGCTGGTCTTCGAAGACCTGCACTGGGCCGACGAGACGATGCTGCGCTTCCTGGAGCTGCTGGCCGCGTCGGCGCGCGACGTGCCGCTGCTGGTGCTGTGCACGGCCCGCCCGGAGCTGGCCTGGGTGGGCACCGCCTCCCTGACGATCACGCTGCCGCCGCTGCCGGACACCGGCATCGCCGCGCTCTACAGCCACCTCTTCGGCCGCGGGCCGGTCTCCGCCGACATGCTCGGCCCGCTGGTCGAGGTCGCCGACGGCAACCCGCTCTATGCCCACGAGTACGTCCGGATGCTCATCGAACAGGGCGCGCTGCGCCAGTCCGGGCGCGGCTGGTCGCTGGAGTCCGGGCGGGAGCTGGCCATGCCGGACAGCGTGCACGGGGTCATCGCCAACCGCATCGACCTGCTCGACGTGGCCGACCGGCAGGTGCTGCTGGCCGCCTCGGTGGTCGGCACGGCGTTCTGGCCCGGGGCGGTGGCCGCCGCGCTCGGCCACCCGGTCGAGTCCGTCGAGCGCTCGCTGCGCCGCCTCGAACAGCGCGACTTCGTCCACGAACGCCCACAGTCGACGATCGCCGGGCAGTCCGAGTTCCGGTTCCGGCACGTGCTCGTGCGGGACGTCTGCTACCACCGGCTGCCCCGCACCGAACGGATGGCCCGGCACGAGCGCACCGCCGACTGGCTCGACGCGCTGTCCCGTACCCGGGACACCGACCTCGCGGAGGTCCTGGCCCACCACCGGTGGTCCGCGCAGGAGATCGCCGTCGCGCTCGGCGTCACCCATCAGCGGTACGCCACGGCGGCCCGCGAGGCGCTACACCGGGCCGCCCGGCGGGCGTACGCCCTGCACGTCCTCGACGCGGCGGCCGCCCACGCTTCGCGGGCCCTGGAACTGCCCGGCGCACCCGACGCCGGCCTGGAACTGCTGGCCGCCGAGATCGGGTTTCACCGCGCCGGCGAGCTGGACACCGGGCGGCTGACCACACTCGCCGACCGGCTCTTCGCCGCCGGCGACCACGCCGGGGCCGCCCGCGCCTGGACCCTGCTCGGCCAGGCCGCCTGGCTGCGCGCCGACCGCACCGCCGCGCTGTCCTGCCTGGACCGCGCGGTCGAGCTATTCGACAGCCTGCCGGACAGCGCGCAGAAGGCCGACGCGTACGCCGAACTGGGCCGGCTGCACATGCTCAACTACGAACGCGCGCCGGCGATCGAGGCGGCCGGGGCGGCGGCCGAGATGGCCTCCCGGTTGGGCGTGGTCGAAGTGACCGCGAACGCCAGAATCACCGTGGCCGCCGCCCGCTACCAGGCCGGCGACCCGGACGGCCTGCCCGAACTGCGCGCGATCACCGAGCTCTGCCGCGACCGCCGGCTGCTCGCCCTCCCCCGGGCGGTGCAAAATCTCGCGTACGCCATCCGTGAGGAGGGCGACTGGGCCGCCTCCGACGCGCTGCTGGGCTCGGTCTCCGGCTCCGTGCTCGCCACCGGCTACTCGGGCGAGGCGATGCGGGCGTACTTCGCCGGCGACTTCGGCAAGCTGCTCGCCGCGGCCGACGCGTTCCTGCACACCCCGACCGGCCGCTGGGACATGCAGGTACGCGGCCTCCGTTCGGTCCTGCGCATCCTGCGCGGCGAGCTGGCCCGCAGCGAGCCGGTGGGGCCGGCACCGGACGACGTGGACGACGCCCTCGACACGGCCCGGCGCAGCGGCTTCCACCGCCTGCACTGGACCGCCCTCGGGCTGGGCGCCCTGTGCCGGGCCCTCGCCGGCCGGCGGAGCGAGGCGGCCACCCTCCTCACCGAACTGGTCGATGCGTGGCGCCCCGTACCGGCCCTGGCCAGCGGCGAGTGGATCACCGCAGCGGCGTACGCGGCCGCGCTCACCGGCCCCGAGTCGGCGTCCCTGCTGCGTACGGCCCTGGAGGCGGTCGAGCACCGGACGCCCTGGGCCGAGGCGGCGCTGCACACCGTGACCGCGGCGGCCGGCGGCGCGGGTGCCGGCTACCTCGCGGCGGCGAAGATCTACGCGGCCATCCCGGACGCGACCGACCGGGTGTTCGCGCTGGCGCTGGCGGCGGGAGAGCTCCGCAAGGCCGGCGACCGGGCCGGAGCCGACGCGGCCCTACGGGAGGTACGCGCCTTCGCCCACCGCAACCAGGCCCCCGGCCTCCTCCACCTAGCCCACGCCCCCATAGACACCCGCCTAACCCCCTCCCCCAAACCGGCTAACCCCTCCCCTCGCCCTCTGCCCGCCCTCTTTTCGTCGATCAAGGGCATATGGTCGTGCTTTGATCTCTAA
- a CDS encoding Crp/Fnr family transcriptional regulator — MEVRLPDPGDALTGVEMFAGLEPEVRQRVIAAAVPRTYRKGQLLFVESDPGDSLIVLKRGAVAVFRTSPTGERAVLSVVRPPDVLGEVSLLDASTRSASAEAIEDCTALALSRPAFMDLVHSNPRILDAVMRSLGALIRRLTEQNADHVFLDLPGRVAKTLVRLAGESQAPMITIELNQSQLAEMAGGSRQSVNQAIGSFASRGWLRTEGRRIVVTDVAALRRRAGMAER, encoded by the coding sequence GTGGAGGTTCGCCTGCCGGATCCTGGCGACGCACTCACGGGTGTAGAGATGTTCGCCGGCCTCGAGCCTGAGGTACGACAGCGGGTCATCGCCGCAGCGGTGCCGCGTACCTATCGCAAGGGCCAGCTCTTGTTCGTCGAGAGCGACCCCGGCGACTCTCTCATCGTGCTCAAACGCGGCGCCGTGGCGGTGTTCCGGACCTCCCCCACCGGCGAGCGCGCGGTGCTCTCCGTGGTGCGGCCTCCCGACGTGCTCGGGGAGGTGTCCCTCTTGGACGCTTCGACCCGCTCGGCCTCGGCAGAGGCCATCGAGGACTGCACGGCCCTGGCCCTGTCCCGCCCGGCGTTCATGGATCTCGTGCACTCCAACCCGCGCATCCTCGACGCCGTGATGCGGTCCCTGGGCGCGCTGATCCGGCGGCTCACCGAGCAGAACGCCGACCACGTCTTCCTCGACCTGCCCGGCCGGGTGGCCAAGACGCTGGTCCGGCTCGCCGGCGAGAGCCAGGCTCCCATGATCACTATTGAGCTCAACCAGAGCCAGCTCGCCGAGATGGCCGGCGGCTCCCGGCAGAGCGTCAACCAAGCCATCGGCTCGTTCGCCAGCCGCGGCTGGCTGCGTACCGAAGGTCGCCGGATTGTGGTCACCGACGTGGCGGCCCTGCGCCGCCGGGCGGGCATGGCCGAGCGCTGA
- a CDS encoding phosphotransferase enzyme family protein encodes MAFVDPVGATIRAVWHRTPDEITPLSGGLHGRAWLVRAEGERYVAKLAPLADRPQFEAGLAAADFLRHRGVLAGTPVRTADGALTAVVDEGVLALLYGVPGRPLEGDDPLDQQWWGDLLGRVHRKLDGFTHPGLAPWHWLRADANHLGVEPWLRPAVCAAVAAMTKLCVTDRLTYGVLHGDPHPRAFAIDADTGRSGLADWGAAAAGPLAYDVASAVLYAGGLPAAAELLDGYAAAGPVPADELHAALPVMVRFRWAARADWHARQLAEGDESHHAGLRAAQEALTTG; translated from the coding sequence GTGGCGTTTGTCGATCCGGTCGGCGCGACGATCCGCGCGGTGTGGCACCGGACTCCCGACGAGATCACCCCGCTCTCCGGCGGCCTGCACGGCCGGGCCTGGCTGGTCCGGGCCGAGGGCGAGCGGTACGTCGCCAAGCTGGCCCCGCTGGCCGACCGGCCGCAGTTCGAGGCCGGGCTGGCCGCCGCCGACTTCCTGCGGCACCGCGGCGTCCTCGCGGGCACGCCGGTGCGGACGGCCGACGGTGCGCTCACCGCCGTCGTGGACGAGGGCGTGCTGGCGCTGCTGTACGGCGTGCCGGGCCGCCCGCTGGAGGGGGACGACCCGCTCGACCAGCAGTGGTGGGGCGATCTGCTCGGCCGGGTGCACCGCAAGTTGGACGGGTTCACCCATCCAGGGTTGGCGCCGTGGCACTGGCTGCGCGCCGACGCCAACCACCTCGGCGTCGAGCCCTGGCTGCGTCCCGCGGTCTGTGCCGCCGTCGCCGCGATGACCAAGCTCTGCGTCACCGACCGGCTCACGTACGGCGTACTCCATGGTGATCCGCATCCGCGGGCCTTTGCGATCGACGCGGACACCGGCCGGAGCGGCCTGGCGGATTGGGGCGCGGCCGCCGCGGGCCCGCTGGCCTACGACGTGGCTAGCGCGGTGCTCTACGCCGGCGGCCTGCCGGCGGCGGCCGAATTGCTCGACGGGTACGCGGCGGCGGGCCCGGTGCCGGCCGACGAACTGCACGCGGCCCTGCCGGTGATGGTGCGCTTCCGGTGGGCGGCGCGGGCGGATTGGCACGCCAGGCAGCTCGCCGAAGGCGACGAAAGCCATCATGCCGGTCTTCGCGCCGCCCAGGAAGCACTGACCACCGGGTAA
- a CDS encoding polyadenylate-specific 3'-exoribonuclease AS: MVYRYFYDCEFIEDGRLVDLVSIGVVDEYGREFYAVSTEFDDSRAVPWVRRNVLDRLPSPADRAWRSRERIRDDLYDFLIEPVRGRPQEKLELWAWYAAYDHVVLAQLWGPMPALPREIPRFTKDLRQRWDDRGRPPLPDAEADRHDALVDARHNLARWRAMA, encoded by the coding sequence ATGGTCTATCGCTATTTCTATGACTGCGAGTTCATCGAAGACGGGCGCCTGGTCGACCTCGTCTCGATAGGTGTCGTCGACGAGTACGGGCGCGAGTTCTACGCGGTGTCCACGGAGTTCGACGACTCCCGCGCCGTGCCCTGGGTACGGCGCAACGTGCTCGACCGGCTGCCGTCGCCCGCCGACCGCGCCTGGCGTTCCCGGGAGCGGATCCGCGACGACCTGTACGACTTCCTCATCGAGCCGGTGCGTGGCCGCCCGCAGGAGAAGCTGGAGCTGTGGGCCTGGTACGCGGCGTACGACCACGTGGTGCTCGCCCAGCTCTGGGGGCCGATGCCGGCGCTGCCCCGGGAGATCCCGCGGTTCACCAAGGACCTGCGGCAGCGCTGGGACGACCGCGGCCGCCCGCCGCTGCCGGACGCCGAGGCGGACCGGCACGACGCCCTGGTCGACGCCCGGCACAACCTGGCCCGATGGCGGGCGATGGCATGA